A genomic stretch from Chitinophaga agri includes:
- a CDS encoding RloB family protein, with the protein MAKRGKIKNKTTQNEDKRPFRPRRYDKFILIVCEDQNTEPYYFRKIKAQFPANTVYLREIGTGKKPKGIVETAILEREKIHAEIGKSVDEVWIVFDKDDEGNNDTTLDSFNEAWKLAEKEKMCIAFSNEVFELWLLLHLIDITHDVAIPRKEIYKLLEQQIKQHHQFEHFIYKHGKSNIIDSILAIGSEVHAIRRAAQLLDGHKGKKPIEANPSTTVHILVKRLRELIDWYSYDLK; encoded by the coding sequence ATGGCCAAAAGAGGAAAAATAAAAAACAAAACTACACAAAACGAGGATAAACGTCCATTCAGGCCAAGAAGATATGATAAGTTTATCCTTATTGTTTGTGAAGACCAGAATACTGAGCCTTACTATTTCAGAAAGATAAAGGCACAATTTCCTGCAAACACCGTCTACCTAAGAGAGATTGGTACAGGTAAAAAACCGAAAGGGATTGTAGAAACTGCAATATTGGAAAGGGAAAAAATACATGCAGAAATAGGGAAATCTGTTGATGAAGTGTGGATCGTCTTTGACAAAGATGATGAAGGTAATAACGATACCACCTTAGACAGTTTCAATGAAGCATGGAAATTGGCTGAAAAAGAAAAAATGTGTATCGCTTTCAGCAATGAGGTCTTCGAGCTCTGGTTATTATTGCATCTGATCGATATTACACACGATGTCGCTATTCCAAGAAAAGAGATCTATAAATTGCTGGAACAACAAATTAAACAGCATCATCAATTTGAGCATTTCATTTATAAACATGGCAAGAGCAATATCATAGATAGTATTCTTGCAATAGGCAGTGAGGTACATGCTATCAGGCGTGCGGCACAACTTCTGGATGGTCATAAAGGGAAAAAACCTATTGAGGCTAACCCCAGTACGACTGTTCATATATTAGTGAAGCGGTTACGGGAATTGATAGACTGGTATTCATATGATCTGAAGTAA
- a CDS encoding AAA family ATPase, whose product MLIAFKISNYRSIGAEQEISLIPATNQKDHLQNIITKGKYQALNAIALYGPNASGKSNLLRAISLLDRLVHTSAGMSSTAKLPYDPFVLRAGYENKPTRLEATFIIDGIRYRYGLEFSEYEVNKEWLFRKSAGREVYIFEREGDTIDVSTSLKGSKKVIDAAIEATRPNALFLSISDTLNLEEPKKIMQWFKYLHMIDGLSTDDDIRTVALHNTSAYSIKIQDYIKSLNLGILDIQIATRDFDEAELPANMPEALRKELINQLQGQQTYKVNAVHNLYDNDGQATANVHIWDFYERESAGSQKAFKLSGPILWALSKGGVLIIDEIEAAMHPIMTLNTIDLFLDQTSNPNGAQLIFATHDTNLLSYSKLRRDQIYFSEKNKWESTEIYSLSDFVHFEEKDGEFKSEKERPDTDKEKRYFEGRYGAIPILGNFRKFIRDTKWPKEEK is encoded by the coding sequence ATGTTGATAGCATTTAAAATATCGAACTATAGGTCTATCGGTGCTGAACAAGAAATTAGCCTGATTCCTGCCACGAATCAGAAAGATCATTTGCAGAACATCATTACAAAAGGAAAATACCAGGCATTAAACGCGATCGCGCTTTATGGACCTAACGCAAGTGGTAAGTCTAATCTGCTCAGAGCTATCAGCTTACTTGACAGACTGGTACATACATCTGCCGGCATGTCTTCAACAGCGAAGTTACCTTATGATCCTTTCGTTTTACGTGCCGGCTATGAAAATAAGCCAACCCGATTAGAGGCTACTTTCATTATTGACGGCATCCGTTATCGCTATGGCCTTGAGTTTTCTGAATATGAAGTAAACAAAGAATGGTTATTCCGGAAATCGGCAGGACGGGAGGTATACATCTTTGAGAGAGAAGGCGATACTATAGATGTCAGTACCAGTCTTAAAGGATCAAAAAAAGTGATTGATGCGGCGATAGAGGCAACGCGGCCGAATGCATTATTTCTATCTATAAGCGACACACTTAATCTTGAAGAACCCAAAAAAATAATGCAATGGTTTAAATATTTACATATGATCGACGGATTGAGTACCGACGATGATATACGTACAGTAGCGCTTCATAACACTTCAGCCTATAGTATTAAAATACAGGACTACATTAAATCGCTCAATCTTGGTATTCTCGACATTCAGATTGCGACCCGTGACTTTGATGAAGCAGAACTTCCAGCTAACATGCCAGAGGCATTGAGAAAAGAACTGATCAATCAGCTGCAGGGACAGCAAACGTACAAAGTCAATGCGGTTCACAACTTATATGACAATGACGGACAAGCAACCGCAAACGTACACATCTGGGACTTTTATGAAAGAGAATCAGCCGGATCGCAAAAGGCGTTTAAACTTAGCGGACCAATTCTCTGGGCATTATCTAAAGGAGGTGTGCTGATCATCGACGAAATAGAAGCAGCGATGCATCCTATCATGACACTGAATACGATTGATCTGTTCCTTGATCAGACATCCAATCCGAACGGAGCCCAACTAATTTTTGCTACGCATGATACGAACTTATTGAGTTATTCCAAACTAAGAAGAGATCAGATTTATTTTTCTGAAAAAAATAAGTGGGAAAGTACAGAAATCTATTCTCTTTCTGACTTTGTACACTTTGAAGAAAAGGACGGAGAATTTAAATCGGAAAAAGAACGTCCTGATACCGATAAAGAAAAAAGGTATTTTGAGGGACGTTATGGTGCAATTCCTATATTAGGTAATTTCCGAAAATTCATTCGAGATACAAAATGGCCAAAAGAGGAAAAATAA
- a CDS encoding outer membrane protein assembly factor BamB family protein — protein MSYLSDVFSRSYVYLFLLAIIFTSCHRGDYNYAEWQVYGGTKNARHYSALKEINTANVSKLTVAWTYHTGDADTALHTQIQCNPIVIDGTLYGTSPKMKLFALDAGTGKQQWLFDPAVAIKVDTAAGTDPAALFSNTGRGVTYWTDGKNDKRIFYTAAHYLLCINATDGRPVGSFGNDGHVDLHDGLGADRKDRFITSNTPGIIYKDLLIVGSRVAEDATAAPGHIRAYDVRTGKIRWTFHTIPQPGEFGYESLEDKDAWKHLGGANCWAGMSLDEKTGTVFVPTGAIAADFYGGSRLGDGLFGNCILALDAATGKRIWHFQTVHHDLWDRDPPSAPVLVSIKKDGKDIDALAQTTKAGFIFLLDRTTGKPIYPVEERPVPATSDLAGEQPSPTQPVPTWPKPFVRQVLTEKDLNDLVPDSEYIALKRRLAGLKTGDIFTPPSRQGTVIFPGFDGGAEWGGPAYDPASDILYVNASEMPWILTMIAVKDKAAHKEDYLEAGKRLYRQNCMSCHGPERKGGGNYPSLLSVNKKYSDATFHQLLSAGRGMMPAFNRLTEQEQHAIAAFILEQKDQHAKPFVASSSEDDRYLHLPYTNTGYHKFLTREGYPAVKPPWGTLTAIDLNTGAVVWKDTLGDYPEFKAKGIHTGTENYGGPVVTAGGLLFIAATKDSKIRAFDKKTGVLLWEADLPASGFATPAVYQKDGKEYVVIACGGGKLKTTSGDAYVAFALPSQKK, from the coding sequence ATGAGCTATTTGTCCGACGTGTTTTCCCGCAGCTATGTTTACCTGTTTTTACTAGCCATCATTTTCACCTCCTGCCACCGGGGAGATTATAACTATGCTGAATGGCAGGTATACGGCGGTACAAAAAATGCGCGACACTATTCCGCCCTCAAAGAGATCAATACGGCTAATGTCAGCAAGCTTACTGTCGCATGGACCTATCATACCGGCGACGCTGATACGGCATTGCACACACAGATCCAGTGTAACCCGATTGTAATAGACGGAACACTCTACGGCACCAGCCCTAAAATGAAATTATTTGCGCTGGATGCCGGAACAGGAAAGCAGCAATGGCTTTTTGATCCAGCTGTTGCGATTAAGGTGGATACAGCCGCAGGTACAGATCCAGCTGCGCTATTTTCCAACACCGGCCGCGGCGTCACTTACTGGACAGACGGTAAGAACGACAAACGAATTTTTTATACAGCAGCGCACTACCTGTTATGTATAAACGCAACTGATGGAAGGCCTGTAGGAAGTTTTGGTAACGACGGGCATGTTGATCTGCATGACGGATTAGGTGCTGATAGGAAGGACCGTTTTATCACTTCCAATACACCTGGTATCATCTACAAAGATCTGCTGATCGTCGGTTCACGTGTGGCAGAGGACGCAACTGCTGCTCCCGGGCATATCCGTGCATATGACGTGCGCACAGGAAAGATCCGCTGGACATTTCATACCATCCCGCAGCCGGGAGAATTTGGGTATGAATCCCTGGAAGATAAGGATGCATGGAAGCACCTTGGCGGCGCAAACTGTTGGGCGGGAATGAGCCTGGATGAAAAAACAGGTACCGTGTTTGTACCAACGGGTGCTATTGCCGCGGACTTCTATGGTGGCAGCAGACTGGGAGATGGCCTGTTCGGCAACTGTATCCTTGCATTGGATGCGGCTACAGGCAAACGGATCTGGCATTTCCAGACGGTGCACCATGACCTGTGGGACAGAGACCCACCTTCTGCGCCTGTGCTGGTGAGCATTAAGAAAGATGGTAAGGACATAGACGCCCTCGCACAAACCACTAAAGCCGGATTTATCTTTCTATTAGACAGAACCACCGGAAAACCGATCTATCCCGTTGAGGAAAGACCGGTACCTGCCACATCGGATTTAGCCGGTGAGCAACCTTCTCCCACGCAACCAGTACCCACCTGGCCGAAGCCGTTTGTACGACAGGTACTCACGGAAAAAGACCTGAACGACCTCGTACCTGATAGTGAATATATAGCGCTGAAAAGACGACTCGCAGGTTTGAAAACAGGCGATATCTTTACGCCGCCCTCCAGACAGGGAACCGTGATCTTTCCCGGATTTGACGGAGGCGCAGAGTGGGGCGGACCTGCCTATGATCCGGCTTCAGATATACTCTATGTGAACGCCAGCGAAATGCCGTGGATCCTGACTATGATAGCGGTAAAAGACAAGGCTGCACATAAAGAAGATTATCTGGAAGCAGGTAAGCGCTTGTACAGGCAGAATTGTATGTCCTGCCACGGCCCGGAGAGAAAAGGAGGCGGCAATTATCCGTCATTATTATCCGTCAATAAAAAATACAGTGATGCAACTTTCCATCAGCTGCTATCAGCAGGGCGCGGCATGATGCCGGCTTTCAACCGGTTGACCGAACAGGAGCAACACGCGATAGCCGCATTCATCCTCGAACAGAAAGACCAGCACGCAAAGCCATTTGTTGCTTCATCTTCAGAAGACGATCGTTATCTGCATCTGCCATATACCAACACAGGCTATCACAAGTTCCTCACCAGGGAAGGCTATCCGGCAGTGAAGCCACCGTGGGGTACGTTAACAGCGATTGATCTGAATACCGGAGCGGTTGTGTGGAAAGATACGTTAGGCGATTACCCGGAGTTTAAAGCTAAAGGCATACATACAGGTACGGAAAATTATGGCGGTCCTGTAGTGACGGCCGGCGGACTGCTCTTCATCGCTGCCACCAAAGACAGTAAGATAAGAGCTTTCGATAAAAAGACCGGCGTATTACTATGGGAAGCTGACCTGCCGGCATCAGGGTTTGCGACGCCTGCGGTGTATCAGAAGGACGGAAAGGAATATGTCGTTATCGCATGTGGCGGCGGCAAACTGAAAACTACTTCCGGCGATGCTTATGTTGCTTTTGCACTACCATCTCAGAAGAAATAA
- a CDS encoding ATP-binding protein, with protein sequence MRKYPIGLQDFGKIRREGYLYIDKTQLVHKLIESGSNYFLSRPRRFGKSLLLSIIKEIFKGSKDLFEGLWIHDQWNWEQKHPVIHLRLSQIDYKNHGLEIALSRELDFLAKEFEVELIEDSLALKFRELIREVANRKGQVVILIDEYDKPITDYLDDLNKALENRSVFKSFYSVLKDADEYIRLLLLTGVSKFAKVSIFSDLNNLYDISLDPHYATLVGITQEELESNFKDEIAVHQRSQPDILSKLKEWYNGYSWDGNSSVYNPFSLLGFMKSGRIQNFWFQTGTPTWLVNLMKDNHEFKLDNVRMGENELSSFNVEHLTSLPVLFQTGYLTIKHYDEESGLYELGYPNREVEVSLTDALLSAYRNIFPGSGSMAVTYDLGKALKENNMPQMFKVLDALISTIPYDHWKAESESIFHIIVHLSFKRLGFDLQSEVHSATGRCDALILTQQYIYAIELKLNGNAQAALDQILEKGYLRPYGSDARKKIAIGINFSSEKRAVEDFLVREVE encoded by the coding sequence ATGAGAAAATATCCAATTGGCTTACAGGATTTTGGTAAAATCAGAAGAGAGGGGTATCTGTATATCGACAAAACTCAATTAGTTCATAAATTGATCGAATCTGGTAGTAACTATTTTCTGAGTCGGCCGAGGCGTTTTGGTAAATCTCTGTTATTATCCATTATTAAGGAAATTTTCAAAGGCAGTAAGGACCTGTTTGAAGGTTTATGGATCCACGATCAATGGAATTGGGAGCAGAAGCATCCGGTGATCCATCTGAGGCTAAGCCAGATTGATTATAAGAATCATGGGTTGGAGATAGCCCTTAGCCGCGAACTTGATTTTTTAGCCAAAGAGTTTGAAGTCGAACTGATTGAAGATAGCCTTGCTTTGAAATTCAGGGAGTTGATCAGAGAAGTGGCGAACAGAAAAGGACAGGTAGTGATCCTGATCGACGAATATGATAAGCCAATCACAGACTATCTTGACGATCTGAATAAAGCATTGGAAAACCGGTCGGTATTTAAAAGTTTCTATTCAGTATTAAAAGATGCTGATGAGTATATCCGTTTGTTATTGCTTACTGGTGTAAGTAAGTTTGCCAAGGTGAGTATCTTCTCAGATCTCAATAACTTATACGACATCTCCCTTGATCCCCACTATGCTACATTAGTCGGCATCACACAGGAAGAGCTAGAGTCTAATTTTAAGGATGAAATAGCTGTTCATCAGCGAAGCCAGCCTGATATCTTGTCAAAATTAAAAGAATGGTATAACGGATATTCATGGGATGGTAACAGTAGTGTATATAATCCATTCTCATTATTGGGTTTTATGAAATCGGGGCGGATCCAGAATTTTTGGTTTCAGACGGGTACGCCAACCTGGCTAGTGAATCTGATGAAAGATAACCATGAGTTTAAACTGGACAATGTACGAATGGGAGAGAATGAGTTAAGTAGTTTCAATGTGGAGCATTTAACTTCATTACCCGTTTTGTTCCAGACCGGATATCTGACCATTAAGCATTATGATGAGGAATCAGGACTATATGAGCTTGGCTATCCCAACAGGGAGGTAGAAGTAAGTCTGACAGATGCATTGCTGAGTGCCTACCGGAATATATTTCCAGGCAGCGGCTCAATGGCGGTGACATATGATCTGGGAAAGGCGCTGAAGGAGAATAATATGCCACAAATGTTTAAGGTGCTGGATGCGCTTATTTCTACCATACCTTACGATCATTGGAAAGCTGAAAGCGAATCTATTTTTCATATCATCGTGCATCTTTCTTTTAAGCGTTTGGGTTTTGATCTACAAAGCGAGGTACACAGTGCGACAGGCAGATGTGATGCATTGATTCTCACTCAGCAATATATCTATGCTATCGAATTGAAACTCAACGGAAATGCGCAGGCAGCACTTGATCAGATCCTTGAGAAGGGGTATTTACGCCCTTACGGATCAGATGCCAGGAAAAAAATAGCTATCGGTATTAATTTTTCTTCGGAGAAACGGGCTGTTGAAGATTTTTTAGTCAGGGAAGTGGAATAA
- the spt gene encoding serine palmitoyltransferase translates to MSKLLRAKEASLARVHTTKEKGIYPYFRPISSSQDTEVDIDGKKVLMFGSNSYLGLTNHPMVKEAAKRAIDKYGTGCAGSRFLNGTLDLHLELERRLAEYVGKEAALVFSTGFLANQGALSSLTGRNDYIILDELDHASIIDGSRLSFSKVIKYRHNNMEDLEAKLSALPQSSVRLIVVDGVFSMEGDIAKLPEIVALADTYGANIMVDDAHGLGVVGLNGAGTAAHFNLTDKVDVIMGTFSKSFASLGGFIAGDGEVIEYLKHAARSLIFSASMTPAAAASVLATLDIIQQEPEHIQRLWDNTNYARNLLKEAGFDTGHVSETPVIPIYIRNEEQVFRITRMLQDQGVFVNPVVPPAVQPDATLIRFSLMSTHTFAQIDTAIDKLTEVFTQAGIPLKQKI, encoded by the coding sequence ATGAGCAAATTGTTACGTGCAAAGGAAGCCTCATTGGCCAGAGTTCACACTACTAAGGAAAAAGGGATCTACCCTTATTTTAGACCGATCTCTTCTTCTCAGGACACTGAGGTGGATATTGACGGTAAGAAAGTGTTAATGTTCGGATCAAATTCCTACCTGGGTCTTACAAATCATCCCATGGTAAAAGAGGCGGCCAAACGTGCCATAGACAAATATGGTACGGGATGTGCAGGGTCCAGATTCCTGAATGGTACTCTTGACCTCCATCTGGAGTTAGAACGGCGCCTGGCGGAATACGTAGGCAAAGAAGCCGCTCTTGTATTCAGTACAGGATTTCTGGCAAACCAGGGCGCATTATCGAGCCTGACCGGCCGTAATGATTACATTATCCTTGATGAACTGGATCATGCGTCTATTATTGATGGTAGCCGTCTGTCCTTTTCCAAGGTGATCAAGTACCGCCATAATAATATGGAGGACCTGGAGGCCAAATTGTCTGCCCTGCCGCAATCATCCGTACGTCTGATCGTGGTGGACGGTGTGTTCAGCATGGAAGGCGATATCGCCAAACTGCCTGAGATCGTAGCCCTGGCTGATACCTATGGCGCGAATATCATGGTGGATGATGCGCATGGACTGGGCGTGGTAGGTCTGAATGGCGCTGGTACAGCTGCTCACTTCAACCTGACCGACAAAGTTGATGTCATCATGGGTACTTTTAGTAAGTCTTTTGCGTCTCTTGGTGGATTCATCGCGGGTGACGGAGAAGTGATCGAGTACCTGAAGCACGCGGCACGTTCCCTGATCTTCAGTGCGAGCATGACCCCGGCAGCCGCAGCAAGCGTACTGGCTACCCTGGATATTATCCAGCAGGAACCTGAACACATTCAGCGCCTGTGGGATAACACCAACTATGCCCGTAACCTGCTGAAAGAAGCTGGTTTCGATACTGGTCACGTATCTGAAACACCGGTTATTCCGATCTATATCAGGAATGAAGAACAGGTGTTCCGTATCACACGTATGCTGCAGGACCAGGGTGTATTCGTAAATCCGGTAGTGCCTCCGGCTGTACAGCCAGATGCTACTTTGATCCGTTTCTCGCTGATGTCAACACATACATTTGCGCAGATAGACACCGCGATCGATAAACTGACGGAGGTGTTTACACAGGCGGGTATACCCTTAAAGCAAAAAATATAA
- a CDS encoding NAD-dependent epimerase/dehydratase family protein yields MKPRVLITGASGFVGFHLVEAALNAGMEVYAAVRASSNVSHLNHLQVNYVYPDFGSKESLTAIMKEHRFDYIIHGAGITKARSLDEYNRVNAGYTQNLALAVREAGIPLKKFLFISSLAAVGPIAYEASWPVPDKVTPQPVTSYGKSKLLAEEYLGAISDVPWVILRPTAVYGPRERDLFVLFKTFRRGLEPYMGTGAQWLSFVYVKDLAAAAMLALEAPVTGVAYNISDGNSYDRYELASIIKDYLKLRTIRIHLPLPVIKIVAAISEKVSRGAPLLNKDKLNELTAANWNCNIDRLKRELGYRPVYDLRKGMQETLDWYAANKWF; encoded by the coding sequence ATGAAACCTCGCGTACTGATAACAGGTGCCAGCGGTTTTGTGGGATTTCATCTGGTGGAGGCAGCCTTGAATGCAGGAATGGAAGTGTATGCGGCAGTTCGTGCATCAAGTAATGTCTCCCACCTGAACCATTTACAGGTAAATTATGTTTATCCTGATTTCGGTAGTAAGGAATCGCTGACAGCAATAATGAAAGAACACCGGTTTGATTATATCATTCATGGTGCAGGAATAACAAAAGCAAGGTCTTTAGACGAATATAACAGGGTAAATGCAGGGTATACCCAAAACCTGGCGTTGGCCGTCAGAGAAGCAGGCATACCCCTCAAGAAGTTTTTATTTATCAGCAGCCTGGCCGCCGTAGGCCCCATCGCATATGAAGCCAGCTGGCCTGTACCGGACAAGGTAACGCCCCAACCGGTTACCAGCTATGGAAAGAGCAAATTACTGGCTGAAGAATACCTGGGTGCTATTTCGGATGTACCCTGGGTTATATTAAGGCCCACCGCAGTTTACGGGCCAAGAGAGAGAGACCTTTTCGTATTGTTCAAAACATTCAGACGGGGTTTGGAACCTTATATGGGCACTGGTGCCCAGTGGCTGAGTTTTGTGTATGTGAAAGATCTCGCCGCAGCAGCAATGCTCGCGCTCGAAGCACCGGTGACAGGCGTCGCCTATAACATTTCGGACGGAAACAGTTATGACCGTTATGAACTGGCCAGCATTATTAAAGATTACCTGAAGCTGCGCACAATCCGGATCCATCTGCCTCTGCCTGTTATTAAGATCGTAGCCGCTATTTCAGAAAAGGTGAGTCGTGGCGCTCCCCTCCTGAACAAAGATAAACTCAACGAACTGACAGCGGCAAACTGGAATTGTAACATAGATAGACTCAAAAGGGAACTGGGCTATCGCCCTGTATACGATCTCAGAAAAGGTATGCAGGAGACGTTGGACTGGTACGCAGCGAATAAGTGGTTTTAG
- a CDS encoding inositol-3-phosphate synthase, producing MKHQIKEAKGKLGVLMPGLGAVATTFIAGVEAVKKGLAMPIGSVAQMGHIRLGKRTDNRNPLIKDFVPLASLNDLVFGGWDVYEDNVYTAAVKAEVLDRFQLEAIRPQLESIVPMKAAFDKNFVKNLDGTHVKDYNTRYDLAQAVIEDIKNFQKEKGCDRVVMVWCGSTEIFHEVADVHQSLAAFEQGLKDNDPRIAPSMIYAYAALTLGVPFANGAPNLTCDIPAMIELAKKTRTPIAGKDFKTGQTLMKTILAPGLTARALGMEGWFSTNILGNRDGWVLDDPDNFKTKEVSKLGVLEDILLPEENPELYGDMYHKIRINYYPPRKDNKESWDNIDIVGWMGYKMQIKINFLCRDSILAAPIVLDLALFMDFAKRAGMSGIQEWLSFYLKSPQTAPGLRPEHDIFKQLIKLQNTLRYLMGEDLITHLGLDYYEDILNEG from the coding sequence ATGAAACATCAAATTAAAGAAGCAAAAGGTAAGCTCGGTGTTTTGATGCCTGGCCTTGGCGCGGTGGCCACAACTTTCATCGCCGGGGTCGAAGCAGTTAAGAAAGGATTAGCTATGCCAATCGGCTCTGTAGCCCAGATGGGACACATCCGCTTAGGCAAAAGAACGGACAACAGGAACCCCCTCATTAAAGACTTCGTTCCGCTGGCAAGTCTTAATGACCTGGTATTTGGTGGCTGGGATGTATACGAAGACAACGTATACACAGCAGCTGTAAAAGCAGAAGTGCTGGACAGATTCCAGCTGGAAGCGATCAGACCTCAACTGGAATCTATTGTTCCAATGAAGGCCGCTTTCGATAAAAACTTTGTTAAAAACCTTGATGGCACGCACGTTAAGGATTATAACACCCGTTATGACCTCGCGCAGGCCGTAATTGAAGATATTAAAAATTTCCAGAAAGAAAAAGGCTGTGACCGTGTTGTAATGGTATGGTGCGGCTCTACCGAGATCTTCCACGAAGTAGCAGATGTACACCAGTCCCTCGCTGCTTTCGAACAAGGTCTGAAAGATAACGACCCGCGTATCGCGCCAAGCATGATCTATGCTTATGCAGCACTGACCCTGGGCGTTCCTTTCGCAAACGGTGCGCCTAACCTGACCTGCGACATCCCTGCGATGATCGAACTGGCTAAAAAGACCAGGACCCCGATCGCAGGTAAAGATTTCAAAACAGGCCAGACCCTGATGAAGACAATCCTGGCTCCTGGTTTGACCGCCCGCGCACTGGGTATGGAAGGCTGGTTCTCTACCAACATCCTGGGTAACCGTGATGGCTGGGTACTGGACGACCCGGATAACTTCAAAACCAAAGAAGTGTCTAAACTGGGTGTACTGGAAGACATCCTGCTGCCGGAAGAAAATCCTGAACTGTATGGTGACATGTACCACAAGATCAGGATCAACTATTATCCTCCGCGCAAGGACAATAAAGAAAGCTGGGATAACATTGACATCGTCGGCTGGATGGGTTATAAAATGCAGATCAAGATCAACTTCCTCTGCCGTGACTCTATCCTCGCTGCGCCAATCGTACTGGACCTCGCATTATTCATGGACTTCGCTAAACGCGCAGGCATGAGCGGTATACAGGAATGGCTGTCATTCTATCTCAAATCTCCGCAAACAGCTCCGGGGCTGCGTCCTGAGCATGACATCTTCAAACAGCTCATCAAACTGCAGAACACACTGCGTTACCTGATGGGTGAAGATCTGATCACGCACCTCGGTCTGGATTATTATGAAGATATTTTAAACGAAGGATGA
- a CDS encoding phosphatidylglycerophosphatase A family protein has protein sequence MIRIHKLYATSLGIGYIGKGGGTVAAAVTALCWYLALAGSATQIAGLWPLVFTIVVTLLGVWSGNEVEPYWGKDDKKVVIDEVSGMCVSLLFLPVTPFYVLAGLVLFRFFDIRKPLMIRRTEQMNGGWGVMMDDVVAGIYTNLLLQIVYHSSNVWTGWLNF, from the coding sequence ATGATCCGGATTCACAAATTATACGCTACCAGCCTGGGTATAGGCTACATCGGTAAAGGTGGGGGAACAGTCGCTGCGGCTGTGACTGCCCTTTGCTGGTACCTTGCACTGGCTGGTAGTGCAACTCAAATTGCAGGTTTATGGCCGCTGGTATTTACCATCGTGGTCACCCTGCTCGGCGTTTGGTCCGGCAACGAAGTAGAACCATACTGGGGCAAAGATGATAAGAAAGTAGTGATAGATGAAGTGTCCGGTATGTGTGTCAGTCTGCTGTTTTTGCCAGTCACCCCTTTTTACGTACTGGCCGGACTCGTATTATTCAGGTTCTTCGATATCCGTAAGCCATTAATGATACGCCGCACGGAACAAATGAACGGTGGCTGGGGGGTTATGATGGATGATGTGGTAGCAGGAATTTATACAAACCTGTTACTACAGATCGTATATCACAGTAGTAACGTCTGGACAGGATGGTTAAATTTTTAA
- a CDS encoding GtrA family protein — MVKFLKAQASSLIATGVDYIVVLMLSSFAGAWSADKNMYGAFAGGVANFLINRQWVFNREKGAIGGQAFRYGITWVGNMLLNTAGIWLILHFTGWHGAETKEEIVRLSMVKLSVSLLVGFTYSYIMQKRFVFK, encoded by the coding sequence ATGGTTAAATTTTTAAAGGCCCAGGCCTCCTCACTGATAGCAACCGGGGTTGACTACATCGTTGTACTGATGTTGTCCTCCTTCGCCGGAGCATGGTCCGCCGATAAGAATATGTACGGCGCCTTCGCTGGTGGTGTTGCTAATTTCCTGATCAACAGGCAGTGGGTCTTTAACAGGGAGAAAGGAGCAATAGGAGGGCAGGCATTTCGCTATGGTATCACCTGGGTGGGCAATATGCTGCTAAATACAGCAGGAATTTGGTTGATACTGCATTTTACAGGATGGCACGGTGCTGAAACGAAAGAGGAGATCGTGCGGCTTTCCATGGTAAAATTGTCAGTTTCGCTGCTGGTTGGTTTTACTTACAGTTATATAATGCAGAAGCGATTCGTATTTAAATGA